From the Quercus lobata isolate SW786 chromosome 6, ValleyOak3.0 Primary Assembly, whole genome shotgun sequence genome, one window contains:
- the LOC115994648 gene encoding F-box/LRR-repeat protein At3g59190-like, translated as MKALMLSGSNLPTLHNVSHLEFLSKFLSNRIRIVPNVALALREFLLNQIKSVINIRALDFGEGLGSKWGVAEYKGSISTISHNIFKKAIVQEAEDRVYHREKEEKDGINRLPYKVLCHILSFLPTKYAVGTSILSTTWKNLWSSVPNLDFDDELLLHGRRPGSKSTQDLRVSFSSFVDRVLKLHNAPRIHRFHLKCGQDYEPSQVNAWICSAVWGKVQELDLCFPMRNSKYSLYCGLFTSASLVYLKLGTKFVLNVPASVFLLSLRTLHLNSIEFSDDDSTHNV; from the exons atgaaggCGCTCATGTTATCAGGTAGCAACCTGCCTACATTGCATAATGTGAGCCATTTGGAG TTTCTGTCGAAGTTTCTATCGAACCGAATCAGAATTGTGCCTAACGTAGCTCTCGCCTTAAGAGAG TTTCTGTTGAACCAAATCAAAAGTGTGATTAACATACGAGCTCTCGACTTTGGAGAG ggcCTTGGAAGCAAGTGGGGAGTGGCGGAATACAAGGGCAGTATTTCCACAATTAGCCACAACATTTTTAAGAAAGCCATAGTCCAAGAAGCCGAAGACAGGGTTTATCatagagaaaaggaagagaaagatgGAATCAACAGATTACCGTACAAAGTGCTTTGCCACATCCTATCTTTTCTTCCAACAAAATATGCGGTGGGAACATCCATTTTATCCACCACGTGGAAGAATCTTTGGTCTTCAGTACCCAATTTGGACTTTGATGATGAGTTATTGTTACATGGAAGAAGGCCTGGCAGTAAATCAACACAAGATTTGAGAGTGAGCTTCTCAAGTTTTGTGGATAGAGTGCTTAAACTACACAACGCACCACGCATACACAGGTTTCATTTGAAATGTGGTCAAGACTATGAACCCTCACAGGTGAATGCATGGATTTGCAGTGCAGTGTGGGGTAAAGTTCAAGAGCTTGATCTCTGTTTCCCCATGAGAAACTCTAAATACTCTCTATATTGTGGCCTTTTTACATCTGCATCACTGGTGTACCTTAAACTAGGAACAAAATTTGTGCTCAATGTTCCTGCTTCCGTATTTTTACTAAGTCTCAGAACCCTCCATCTGaattccattgaattttcagaTGATGACTCAACTCATAA CGTTTGA
- the LOC115994649 gene encoding F-box/LRR-repeat protein At3g59190-like produces MESNSKRQRISYSLKSNRQIKYQGGVSSRRLNILTGVIVREKEDRISNLPCKVLCHILSFLPTKHAVATSVLSTKGKNIWALVDFEDGLLLHEENLINKPVEDLRVSFSSFVDRVLILHNAPRLHWFRLKCAQNYESSHVNAWIYQALRRHVQKLHLCVPTVHGHLFRTESLVYLKLGTNFVLNVPASVLLPSLKTLHLNSIEFSDDASTHKLISSCPVLEQLFIEECGMKNIRCFNISAHALKCLAMECAILDNEYATEFCGYKIVIDAPKLEYLRLYVLEIIKGIHNVKVLHLTGDSMEYASQLLKS; encoded by the exons TTCTCTGAAAAGCAATAGGCAAATAAAATATCAGGGTGGTGTTTCCTCAAGACGCCTGAACATTTTGACGGGAGTCATAGTCCGCGAAAAGGAAGATAGGATCAGCAATTTACCATGCAAAGTACTTTGTCACATCCTCTCATTTCTTCCAACAAAACATGCAGTGGCAACTTCTGTTTTATCCACCAAGGGGAAGAATATTTGGGCTTTAGTAGACTTTGAGGATGGCTTATTGTTACATGAAGAAAACCTTATCAATAAACCAGTAGAAGATTTGAGAGTGAGCTTCTCAAGTTTTGTGGATAGAGTGCTCATTCTACACAATGCACCACGCCTACATTGGTTTCGTTTGAAATGTGCTCAAAATTATGAATCCTCACATGTCAATGCATGGATTTACCAAGCACTACGGCGTCATGTACAGAAGCTTCATCTGTGTGTCCCCACTGTGCACGGTCATCTTTTTAGAACTGAATCACTGGTTTACCTAAAACTAGGCACGAACTTTGTGCTCAATGTTCCTGCTTCTGTACTTTTACCAAGCCTTAAGACTCTCCATCTGAACTCAATTGAATTTTCAGATGATGCTTCGACACATAAGCTTATTTCGAGCTGCCCTGTGCTAGAACAACTATTTATAGAGGAATGTGGAATGAAAAACATACGTTGTTTTAACATTTCTGCCCATGCACTCAAGTGTTTGGCCATGGAATGTGCTATATTAGATAATGAATATGCTACAGAATTCTGTGGGtataaaattgttattgatGCTCCAAAACTTGAATACCTTAGACTATATG TGCTGGAGATAATCAAAGGTATTCATAATGTCAAGGTCTTGCATTTAACTGGTGATTCTATGGAG TATGCTAGTCAATTACTTAAGAGTTAA